A single window of Pseudomonas marginalis DNA harbors:
- a CDS encoding DUF3158 family protein gives MGQQKSDDGVLQQTAFRPLQQDAFQQLQQAASLKGLLKPFKGKGELTQFAALCRDQESGLKALAQGVLEQARRYPFTLVPVRLTEQNTQAGTQFLRWQQVTDRRMGVGVWADMMGSPRTPESMLQDLYAMELQRITLNMQMSLVHSIAKQAAECAEKMGQAEAVYMARLQQLTKPMQHQ, from the coding sequence ATGGGCCAGCAAAAATCCGACGATGGAGTACTGCAACAGACTGCCTTTCGGCCACTGCAACAGGATGCCTTTCAGCAACTGCAACAGGCTGCCTCACTAAAAGGCCTTTTAAAGCCTTTTAAAGGTAAGGGGGAGCTGACCCAATTTGCAGCGCTATGCCGAGATCAGGAGTCGGGTTTGAAAGCCCTTGCCCAGGGGGTACTGGAACAAGCCCGACGGTATCCGTTCACCTTGGTGCCTGTTCGGCTCACCGAGCAAAACACTCAAGCCGGGACGCAATTTCTGAGATGGCAACAGGTGACAGATCGCCGAATGGGCGTTGGGGTTTGGGCGGACATGATGGGCTCCCCCAGAACACCGGAATCCATGCTGCAGGACCTGTATGCGATGGAGCTTCAGCGGATCACGTTAAACATGCAGATGAGCTTGGTCCACTCCATCGCCAAACAGGCCGCCGAATGTGCAGAAAAAATGGGCCAGGCGGAGGCCGTGTACATGGCTCGCTTGCAGCAGCTAACCAAACCAATGCAACACCAATAA
- a CDS encoding PFL_4669 family integrating conjugative element protein: protein MADNFRLNIGSLRSDVKLTLHTHHAARIWMGRPKNDLKVGIIGLSGFCSVVNRMSRGAQQDDPYSDWWMILLEEKINDSKQALKTIEERLDTAMASLPPAISISENLSIQPVSLPLYISNPLGFQAVFLLTNYDEIVRRILLAQHVGLVGRHDMETWIDEGAAVLRRLFGLAQNYKYSGAARDDFAANNAKADAARKMYERYGELPQDILEGTRRSNFAPPIIRGQQQTEVEDHFDEAEEG from the coding sequence ATGGCTGATAATTTCCGGCTGAACATCGGTTCACTGCGTAGCGATGTGAAGCTCACCCTTCACACTCACCACGCCGCCCGTATCTGGATGGGACGTCCAAAAAACGATCTAAAAGTTGGCATCATCGGCTTGTCGGGTTTTTGTAGTGTCGTCAATCGCATGTCTCGCGGCGCCCAACAGGACGATCCGTACTCCGATTGGTGGATGATTCTTCTTGAAGAGAAAATCAACGATTCCAAGCAAGCACTGAAAACCATCGAAGAACGCTTGGATACTGCCATGGCCTCACTGCCCCCGGCCATCAGCATCAGCGAGAACCTTTCAATTCAGCCAGTCAGCCTCCCACTTTATATCTCCAACCCTCTCGGCTTTCAGGCCGTATTCCTGCTGACCAACTACGACGAAATAGTCAGGCGTATTTTACTGGCCCAGCATGTTGGCCTCGTAGGGCGCCATGATATGGAAACCTGGATAGATGAGGGGGCAGCGGTACTGAGGAGGCTTTTTGGACTGGCCCAGAACTACAAATACTCAGGTGCTGCACGCGATGACTTCGCCGCCAACAATGCCAAAGCTGATGCAGCCCGCAAAATGTACGAGCGTTATGGAGAACTGCCACAGGACATCCTGGAAGGCACCCGCCGTTCGAACTTCGCTCCACCCATCATTCGCGGCCAGCAACAAACCGAGGTGGAAGATCACTTCGATGAGGCCGAAGAGGGTTGA